In a genomic window of Methanolacinia paynteri:
- a CDS encoding PAS domain-containing protein, with the protein MCPKNTVKTPKREIEKYAPCETWIEAIVGGSPIPQFVVDRDHKVLFWSEALEKYSGIKSNEVMGTNRHWKAFYPKKRPTLPDLLIDGEEDRIPELYEGKYDKSQFIEGAYEAVDFFPHMNKTGKWLYFTASLIKDKSGSIIGAVETLEDITERKTAEEELKESEDRFRELFNSMKSGVAVYKAVDDGKDFEFVDFNHGAEIIENLTKKDVIGKVVTEVFPAVRDFGLLQVFRTVWNTGTPQSHPVSQYKDKRIESWRENFVYRLPSGEIVAIYEDATEIKKAEEALVESEKKYRNLVENISDVILTTDLDGTILFVNNIIEKTYGYNPEEVIGMNILTYAHPEDLLDAREILQKKDDEKSGDNIFRVFSRDGSVRHIRVTRTPAINEGRLEGYNFIITDFTDRKKAEDALFLANKKLNMLSSITRHDILNSIMAVTGYLEISKDIAEDPELQKFIDKETEAVNLIQRQIEFTRQYQDIGINEPKWQNVGIIADQCAGMLDMGGIKFENKLKGLEIFCDPLVEKVFYNLMENSFRHGERVTEISLSYSDEDEKLVISYRDNGVGIADKDREKLFQRGFGKHTGLGLFLSREILSITGIMIAETGKEGKGVNFEITVPTGSFRFTPDKF; encoded by the coding sequence TCGGCGGCTCCCCAATCCCGCAATTTGTCGTAGACAGGGACCACAAGGTTCTCTTCTGGAGCGAAGCCCTCGAGAAATACAGCGGCATAAAATCAAACGAGGTTATGGGAACGAATCGTCACTGGAAGGCATTCTACCCTAAAAAAAGGCCCACCCTGCCTGATCTGCTCATCGACGGAGAAGAAGACCGCATCCCGGAATTGTATGAAGGAAAATATGATAAATCGCAATTTATTGAAGGAGCTTATGAAGCAGTCGATTTCTTTCCTCATATGAATAAAACGGGGAAATGGCTCTATTTCACCGCCTCGCTAATAAAAGATAAGAGCGGCTCGATAATCGGTGCGGTTGAGACACTCGAAGACATAACCGAAAGAAAAACAGCTGAGGAGGAGCTGAAAGAGAGCGAAGACCGTTTCAGGGAGCTTTTCAACTCGATGAAAAGCGGCGTTGCAGTTTACAAAGCCGTTGACGACGGGAAAGATTTCGAATTTGTCGATTTTAACCACGGTGCAGAAATAATCGAGAACCTTACTAAAAAAGATGTAATAGGAAAGGTTGTTACAGAAGTTTTTCCTGCTGTTCGCGATTTCGGACTGTTACAGGTTTTTCGCACGGTCTGGAATACCGGAACACCACAGAGCCATCCGGTCTCGCAGTATAAAGACAAGCGAATCGAAAGCTGGAGAGAGAATTTTGTCTATCGCCTTCCTTCGGGTGAGATTGTCGCAATATATGAAGATGCAACAGAAATCAAAAAAGCCGAAGAAGCTCTTGTGGAGAGCGAAAAAAAATACAGGAATCTTGTTGAAAATATAAGCGATGTAATACTCACGACCGACCTGGACGGAACGATCCTGTTTGTAAATAATATTATAGAAAAGACCTACGGTTACAACCCGGAGGAAGTAATCGGTATGAATATCCTGACCTATGCACATCCCGAAGACCTCCTGGACGCCAGGGAAATCCTTCAGAAAAAAGATGATGAAAAGTCCGGCGACAATATATTCAGGGTCTTTTCAAGGGACGGATCGGTCAGGCATATAAGAGTGACCCGGACTCCTGCCATTAATGAAGGAAGATTAGAGGGATACAACTTCATCATAACGGATTTCACCGATCGCAAAAAGGCAGAAGATGCCCTATTTTTAGCCAACAAAAAACTCAATATGCTCTCCTCGATTACAAGGCACGATATCCTGAATTCAATTATGGCCGTCACCGGGTATCTTGAAATCTCAAAGGATATTGCAGAAGATCCCGAGCTTCAGAAATTTATCGATAAAGAGACTGAGGCCGTCAATTTAATCCAGCGCCAGATCGAGTTCACCCGGCAATACCAGGATATCGGGATTAACGAACCGAAATGGCAGAATGTCGGCATCATAGCCGACCAGTGCGCCGGAATGCTGGATATGGGAGGGATCAAATTTGAAAATAAACTGAAAGGGCTTGAAATATTCTGCGACCCACTTGTCGAGAAAGTGTTCTACAACCTGATGGAAAACTCTTTTCGACACGGAGAACGTGTAACCGAAATATCTCTTTCATATTCAGATGAAGATGAGAAGCTTGTTATCTCTTACAGGGACAACGGTGTCGGGATCGCCGATAAGGACAGGGAAAAACTCTTCCAGAGAGGTTTCGGAAAACACACGGGGCTCGGGTTGTTCCTTTCGCGTGAAATTCTCTCGATAACCGGCATCATGATTGCTGAAACCGGAAAAGAAGGCAAAGGGGTAAACTTCGAAATAACCGTGCCGACAGGCAGCTTCAGGTTTACCCCGGATAAGTTCTGA